The proteins below come from a single Mercenaria mercenaria strain notata chromosome 3, MADL_Memer_1, whole genome shotgun sequence genomic window:
- the LOC123525037 gene encoding DNA repair endonuclease XPF-like isoform X3 has protein sequence MYVPDKRIVESCQEAFILRLYRQKNKTGFIKAFSHNATAFTAGFSHVERTMKNLFVRKLFLWPRFQANVQETLEKHKVDVVEIQVQLTNTMVACQAALLDLLNACIKELKRCNTAIDSEEITVENAISKSFDQMIRLQLDPVWHQLGPKTKQLVSDIKTLRLILGHLTQYDCVTFYNMVNSVRTSEKTFGQNTGWLFLESADNLFIHAKSRVYGDEESRKKLKKESKQKDVPLLEPCPKWEALAEVMEEISEHNKKADEKLGHGRVLIAAEDDRTCSQIKEFLCDGSQSLLARLFNKSIATKGEYLEEVKKRPIGKRKKQKISKDPDNVTLTQMVGKTAENGDVKEGEELPFTSGDAYYGVLPDPVTIIHPLHGCSDPFSLVRTLNEVQPRYIVLYDPDMEFVRQIEVYRATTPGSPLRVYFLMYTGSVEEQRYLTTLRKEKEAFEYLIREKATMVIPEEREGKMENDPNLTRDATPAGAKANTRKGGQPGQNQSQNKVIVDMREFRSELPSLIHRRGMDIEPVTLEVGDYILTPDVCVERKSVSDLIGSLNNGRLYNQCVSMCRYYKRPILLIEFDPNKSFSLQGKYQMSNDVSVQETTTRLTLLTLHFPKLRVLWCQSPYATAELFEEIKMGREQPDANEAMTVSSVEDIEWSDKYSHQPQDMLLRMPGVNSKNYRQIMNKVQDLAELSTMSEVELTSIMGHSQNAKQLWNFLHKEHNPSDNATSTKTAKSEAGKRWNKRKR, from the exons atgtatgtcccggacaaaag GATTGTTGAGTCATGCCAGGAGGCCTTCATTCTCAGACTTTACAGACAGAAGAATAAG aCTGGTTTCATCAAAGCATTTTCCCACAATGCAACAGCGTTCACAGCTGGCTTCTCTCATGTTGAGAGAACAATGAAAAATCTGTTTGTAAGGAAACTGTTCCTGTGGCCAAGATTCCAGGCTAATGTACAAGAAACATTGGAAAAACACAAG GTTGATGTTGTAGAGATACAAGTACAGTTAACTAATACCATGGTGGCATGTCAGGCCGCCCTGCTGGACCTGCTCAATGCTTGTATCAAAGAACTGAAGAGATGTAACACAGCA ATAGATTCTGAGGAGATTACAGTGGAGAATGCTATTTCTAAATCATTTGACCAGATGATCCGACTTCAGCTGGACCCTGTGTGGCATCAGTTAGGACCAAAAACCAAGCAGCTTGTCTCAGATATCAAGACACTCAGACTTATACTCGG aCACTTAACCCAGTATGACTGTGTTACATTTTACAACATGGTGAATTCTGTGAG AACCAGTGAGAAAACATTTGGACAGAACACAGGCTGGCTGTTCCTAGAATCAgctgataatttatttatt CATGCAAAAAGCAGGGTATATGGAGACGAAGAAAGTCGGAAAAAGTTAAAGAAAGAAAGCAAGCAAAAGG ATGTGCCATTACTAGAACCATGCCCTAAATGGGAAGCCCTAGCTGAGGTTATGGAGGAAATCTCGGAACACAACAAGAAAGCTGATGAGAAACTAGGCCATGGTAGGGTCCTCATTGCTGCAGAGGATGACAGAACCTGTTCTCAGATTAAAGAG TTCCTATGTGATGGTAGTCAAAGCCTGTTGGCAAGGTTGTTTAACAAGTCCATAGCAACAAAAGGGGAATATCTAGAGGAAGTTAAG AAGAGACCAATTGGAAAACGAAAGAAACAGAAGATATCAAAAGATCCTGACAATGTTACTTTGACACAGATGGTGGGAAAAACTGCTGAAAATGGAGATGTAAAG GAAGGTGAAGAGTTACCTTTTACATCAGGAGATGCCTACTATGGTGTGTTACCAGACCCTGTTACTATTATACACCCTCTGCATGGCTGCTCAGACCCATTCAGTCTGGTACGAACCCTAAATGAGGTTCAGCCAAGATATATTGTGCTTTATGACCCAGATATGGAATTTGTGAGACAGATAGAG GTGTACAGAGCTACAACTCCAGGTAGTCCTCTACGAGTATATTTCCTCATGTATACAGGATCAGTGGAGGAACAGAGATACCTGACTACTCTTAGGAAAGAGAAGGAGGCGTTTGAATATCTTATCAGAGAAAAAGCG actATGGTTATCCCTGAGGAGAGAGAGGGCAAGATGGAAAATGATCCTAATTTGACAAGGGATGCAACTCCAGCTGGCGCAAAAGCAAATACAAGAAAAGGGGGACAACCCGGTCAGAACCAGTCGCAGAACAAG GTGATAGTTGACATGAGAGAATTTAGAAGTGAACTGCCTTCATTGATTCATAGAAGAGGTATGGATATAGAACCAGTTACATTAGAG GTTGGAGATTACATTCTCACCCCAGATGTCTGTGTCGAGCGTAAAAGTGTCTCAGATCTGATTGGTTCCCTGAATAATGGTAGACTGTACAATCAGTGTGTATCTATGTGTAGATACTATAAACGTCCTATACTCCTGATTGAGTTTGACCCGAATAAATCATTTTCTCTCCAG GGAAAGTATCAGATGTCAAATGATGTATCAGTTCAAGAGACAACCACTCGACTTACTTTACTAACACTTCACTTCCCTAAACTGAGAGTACTTTGGTGTCAGAGTCCATATGCTACTGCTGAACTGTTTGAAGAAATCAAA ATGGGCAGGGAGCAGCCTGATGCAAATGAAGCTATGACGGTATCCTCTGTGGAGGATATAGAGTGGTCAGATAAATACAGTCATCAACCACAG GACATGCTGTTAAGAATGCCAGGAGTGAACTCAAAGAACTACCGTCAGATTATGAATAAAGTTCAGGATCTTGCAGAGTTGTCTACCATGAGTGAAGTAGAGTTGACAAGCATTATGGGACATTCCCAGAATGCAAAGCAGTTATGGAACTTCCTGCACAAAGAACACAATCCATCAGATAATGCTACTTCTACTAAAACTGCTAAATCAGAAGCAGGGAAAAGATGGAACAAAAGAAAAAGATGA
- the LOC123525037 gene encoding DNA repair endonuclease XPF-like isoform X1 gives MSLLEYEQQIFLDAFHEDGLLVTARGLGLERIITSFLKVYCDAANLVLVLSTLSLDEEYYIEELEKDNVSPLPKVITNEYNASDRQKLYLQGGVLFITSRILVVDLLTDRVPIENVTGIIVCRAHRIVESCQEAFILRLYRQKNKTGFIKAFSHNATAFTAGFSHVERTMKNLFVRKLFLWPRFQANVQETLEKHKVDVVEIQVQLTNTMVACQAALLDLLNACIKELKRCNTAIDSEEITVENAISKSFDQMIRLQLDPVWHQLGPKTKQLVSDIKTLRLILGHLTQYDCVTFYNMVNSVRTSEKTFGQNTGWLFLESADNLFIHAKSRVYGDEESRKKLKKESKQKDVPLLEPCPKWEALAEVMEEISEHNKKADEKLGHGRVLIAAEDDRTCSQIKEFLCDGSQSLLARLFNKSIATKGEYLEEVKKRPIGKRKKQKISKDPDNVTLTQMVGKTAENGDVKEGEELPFTSGDAYYGVLPDPVTIIHPLHGCSDPFSLVRTLNEVQPRYIVLYDPDMEFVRQIEVYRATTPGSPLRVYFLMYTGSVEEQRYLTTLRKEKEAFEYLIREKATMVIPEEREGKMENDPNLTRDATPAGAKANTRKGGQPGQNQSQNKVIVDMREFRSELPSLIHRRGMDIEPVTLEVGDYILTPDVCVERKSVSDLIGSLNNGRLYNQCVSMCRYYKRPILLIEFDPNKSFSLQGKYQMSNDVSVQETTTRLTLLTLHFPKLRVLWCQSPYATAELFEEIKMGREQPDANEAMTVSSVEDIEWSDKYSHQPQDMLLRMPGVNSKNYRQIMNKVQDLAELSTMSEVELTSIMGHSQNAKQLWNFLHKEHNPSDNATSTKTAKSEAGKRWNKRKR, from the exons ATGAGCCTTCTAGAGTATGAACAACAGATTTTTCTTGATGCTTTCCACGAGGATGGTCTTCTTGTCACAGCAAG GGGACTTGGTTTGGAGAGGATTATCACAAGCTTCCTGAAAGTATACTGTGATGCTGCTAATCTTGTCCTTGTTCTCAGTACGTTAAGTCTTGATGAG GAATATTATATTGAAGAACTGGAGAAAGACAATGTTTCACCACTTCCAAAAGTCATCACTAATGAATATAATGCTTCAGACAG ACAGAAGCTGTACTTACAAGGAGGTGTCTTGTTTATAACATCACGTATACTTGTCGTGGATCTTCTAACAGATCGTGTACCCATAGAAAATGTGACTGGAATCATTGTCTGTCGGGCACATAG GATTGTTGAGTCATGCCAGGAGGCCTTCATTCTCAGACTTTACAGACAGAAGAATAAG aCTGGTTTCATCAAAGCATTTTCCCACAATGCAACAGCGTTCACAGCTGGCTTCTCTCATGTTGAGAGAACAATGAAAAATCTGTTTGTAAGGAAACTGTTCCTGTGGCCAAGATTCCAGGCTAATGTACAAGAAACATTGGAAAAACACAAG GTTGATGTTGTAGAGATACAAGTACAGTTAACTAATACCATGGTGGCATGTCAGGCCGCCCTGCTGGACCTGCTCAATGCTTGTATCAAAGAACTGAAGAGATGTAACACAGCA ATAGATTCTGAGGAGATTACAGTGGAGAATGCTATTTCTAAATCATTTGACCAGATGATCCGACTTCAGCTGGACCCTGTGTGGCATCAGTTAGGACCAAAAACCAAGCAGCTTGTCTCAGATATCAAGACACTCAGACTTATACTCGG aCACTTAACCCAGTATGACTGTGTTACATTTTACAACATGGTGAATTCTGTGAG AACCAGTGAGAAAACATTTGGACAGAACACAGGCTGGCTGTTCCTAGAATCAgctgataatttatttatt CATGCAAAAAGCAGGGTATATGGAGACGAAGAAAGTCGGAAAAAGTTAAAGAAAGAAAGCAAGCAAAAGG ATGTGCCATTACTAGAACCATGCCCTAAATGGGAAGCCCTAGCTGAGGTTATGGAGGAAATCTCGGAACACAACAAGAAAGCTGATGAGAAACTAGGCCATGGTAGGGTCCTCATTGCTGCAGAGGATGACAGAACCTGTTCTCAGATTAAAGAG TTCCTATGTGATGGTAGTCAAAGCCTGTTGGCAAGGTTGTTTAACAAGTCCATAGCAACAAAAGGGGAATATCTAGAGGAAGTTAAG AAGAGACCAATTGGAAAACGAAAGAAACAGAAGATATCAAAAGATCCTGACAATGTTACTTTGACACAGATGGTGGGAAAAACTGCTGAAAATGGAGATGTAAAG GAAGGTGAAGAGTTACCTTTTACATCAGGAGATGCCTACTATGGTGTGTTACCAGACCCTGTTACTATTATACACCCTCTGCATGGCTGCTCAGACCCATTCAGTCTGGTACGAACCCTAAATGAGGTTCAGCCAAGATATATTGTGCTTTATGACCCAGATATGGAATTTGTGAGACAGATAGAG GTGTACAGAGCTACAACTCCAGGTAGTCCTCTACGAGTATATTTCCTCATGTATACAGGATCAGTGGAGGAACAGAGATACCTGACTACTCTTAGGAAAGAGAAGGAGGCGTTTGAATATCTTATCAGAGAAAAAGCG actATGGTTATCCCTGAGGAGAGAGAGGGCAAGATGGAAAATGATCCTAATTTGACAAGGGATGCAACTCCAGCTGGCGCAAAAGCAAATACAAGAAAAGGGGGACAACCCGGTCAGAACCAGTCGCAGAACAAG GTGATAGTTGACATGAGAGAATTTAGAAGTGAACTGCCTTCATTGATTCATAGAAGAGGTATGGATATAGAACCAGTTACATTAGAG GTTGGAGATTACATTCTCACCCCAGATGTCTGTGTCGAGCGTAAAAGTGTCTCAGATCTGATTGGTTCCCTGAATAATGGTAGACTGTACAATCAGTGTGTATCTATGTGTAGATACTATAAACGTCCTATACTCCTGATTGAGTTTGACCCGAATAAATCATTTTCTCTCCAG GGAAAGTATCAGATGTCAAATGATGTATCAGTTCAAGAGACAACCACTCGACTTACTTTACTAACACTTCACTTCCCTAAACTGAGAGTACTTTGGTGTCAGAGTCCATATGCTACTGCTGAACTGTTTGAAGAAATCAAA ATGGGCAGGGAGCAGCCTGATGCAAATGAAGCTATGACGGTATCCTCTGTGGAGGATATAGAGTGGTCAGATAAATACAGTCATCAACCACAG GACATGCTGTTAAGAATGCCAGGAGTGAACTCAAAGAACTACCGTCAGATTATGAATAAAGTTCAGGATCTTGCAGAGTTGTCTACCATGAGTGAAGTAGAGTTGACAAGCATTATGGGACATTCCCAGAATGCAAAGCAGTTATGGAACTTCCTGCACAAAGAACACAATCCATCAGATAATGCTACTTCTACTAAAACTGCTAAATCAGAAGCAGGGAAAAGATGGAACAAAAGAAAAAGATGA
- the LOC123525037 gene encoding DNA repair endonuclease XPF-like isoform X2 gives MSLLEYEQQIFLDAFHEDGLLVTARGLGLERIITSFLKVYCDAANLVLVLSTLSLDEEYYIEELEKDNVSPLPKVITNEYNASDRQKLYLQGGVLFITSRILVVDLLTDRVPIENVTGIIVCRAHRIVESCQEAFILRLYRQKNKTGFIKAFSHNATAFTAGFSHVERTMKNLFVRKLFLWPRFQANVQETLEKHKVDVVEIQVQLTNTMVACQAALLDLLNACIKELKRCNTAIDSEEITVENAISKSFDQMIRLQLDPVWHQLGPKTKQLVSDIKTLRLILGHLTQYDCVTFYNMVNSVRTSEKTFGQNTGWLFLESADNLFIHAKSRVYGDEESRKKLKKESKQKDVPLLEPCPKWEALAEVMEEISEHNKKADEKLGHGRVLIAAEDDRTCSQIKEFLCDGSQSLLARLFNKSIATKGEYLEEVKRPIGKRKKQKISKDPDNVTLTQMVGKTAENGDVKEGEELPFTSGDAYYGVLPDPVTIIHPLHGCSDPFSLVRTLNEVQPRYIVLYDPDMEFVRQIEVYRATTPGSPLRVYFLMYTGSVEEQRYLTTLRKEKEAFEYLIREKATMVIPEEREGKMENDPNLTRDATPAGAKANTRKGGQPGQNQSQNKVIVDMREFRSELPSLIHRRGMDIEPVTLEVGDYILTPDVCVERKSVSDLIGSLNNGRLYNQCVSMCRYYKRPILLIEFDPNKSFSLQGKYQMSNDVSVQETTTRLTLLTLHFPKLRVLWCQSPYATAELFEEIKMGREQPDANEAMTVSSVEDIEWSDKYSHQPQDMLLRMPGVNSKNYRQIMNKVQDLAELSTMSEVELTSIMGHSQNAKQLWNFLHKEHNPSDNATSTKTAKSEAGKRWNKRKR, from the exons ATGAGCCTTCTAGAGTATGAACAACAGATTTTTCTTGATGCTTTCCACGAGGATGGTCTTCTTGTCACAGCAAG GGGACTTGGTTTGGAGAGGATTATCACAAGCTTCCTGAAAGTATACTGTGATGCTGCTAATCTTGTCCTTGTTCTCAGTACGTTAAGTCTTGATGAG GAATATTATATTGAAGAACTGGAGAAAGACAATGTTTCACCACTTCCAAAAGTCATCACTAATGAATATAATGCTTCAGACAG ACAGAAGCTGTACTTACAAGGAGGTGTCTTGTTTATAACATCACGTATACTTGTCGTGGATCTTCTAACAGATCGTGTACCCATAGAAAATGTGACTGGAATCATTGTCTGTCGGGCACATAG GATTGTTGAGTCATGCCAGGAGGCCTTCATTCTCAGACTTTACAGACAGAAGAATAAG aCTGGTTTCATCAAAGCATTTTCCCACAATGCAACAGCGTTCACAGCTGGCTTCTCTCATGTTGAGAGAACAATGAAAAATCTGTTTGTAAGGAAACTGTTCCTGTGGCCAAGATTCCAGGCTAATGTACAAGAAACATTGGAAAAACACAAG GTTGATGTTGTAGAGATACAAGTACAGTTAACTAATACCATGGTGGCATGTCAGGCCGCCCTGCTGGACCTGCTCAATGCTTGTATCAAAGAACTGAAGAGATGTAACACAGCA ATAGATTCTGAGGAGATTACAGTGGAGAATGCTATTTCTAAATCATTTGACCAGATGATCCGACTTCAGCTGGACCCTGTGTGGCATCAGTTAGGACCAAAAACCAAGCAGCTTGTCTCAGATATCAAGACACTCAGACTTATACTCGG aCACTTAACCCAGTATGACTGTGTTACATTTTACAACATGGTGAATTCTGTGAG AACCAGTGAGAAAACATTTGGACAGAACACAGGCTGGCTGTTCCTAGAATCAgctgataatttatttatt CATGCAAAAAGCAGGGTATATGGAGACGAAGAAAGTCGGAAAAAGTTAAAGAAAGAAAGCAAGCAAAAGG ATGTGCCATTACTAGAACCATGCCCTAAATGGGAAGCCCTAGCTGAGGTTATGGAGGAAATCTCGGAACACAACAAGAAAGCTGATGAGAAACTAGGCCATGGTAGGGTCCTCATTGCTGCAGAGGATGACAGAACCTGTTCTCAGATTAAAGAG TTCCTATGTGATGGTAGTCAAAGCCTGTTGGCAAGGTTGTTTAACAAGTCCATAGCAACAAAAGGGGAATATCTAGAGGAAGTTAAG AGACCAATTGGAAAACGAAAGAAACAGAAGATATCAAAAGATCCTGACAATGTTACTTTGACACAGATGGTGGGAAAAACTGCTGAAAATGGAGATGTAAAG GAAGGTGAAGAGTTACCTTTTACATCAGGAGATGCCTACTATGGTGTGTTACCAGACCCTGTTACTATTATACACCCTCTGCATGGCTGCTCAGACCCATTCAGTCTGGTACGAACCCTAAATGAGGTTCAGCCAAGATATATTGTGCTTTATGACCCAGATATGGAATTTGTGAGACAGATAGAG GTGTACAGAGCTACAACTCCAGGTAGTCCTCTACGAGTATATTTCCTCATGTATACAGGATCAGTGGAGGAACAGAGATACCTGACTACTCTTAGGAAAGAGAAGGAGGCGTTTGAATATCTTATCAGAGAAAAAGCG actATGGTTATCCCTGAGGAGAGAGAGGGCAAGATGGAAAATGATCCTAATTTGACAAGGGATGCAACTCCAGCTGGCGCAAAAGCAAATACAAGAAAAGGGGGACAACCCGGTCAGAACCAGTCGCAGAACAAG GTGATAGTTGACATGAGAGAATTTAGAAGTGAACTGCCTTCATTGATTCATAGAAGAGGTATGGATATAGAACCAGTTACATTAGAG GTTGGAGATTACATTCTCACCCCAGATGTCTGTGTCGAGCGTAAAAGTGTCTCAGATCTGATTGGTTCCCTGAATAATGGTAGACTGTACAATCAGTGTGTATCTATGTGTAGATACTATAAACGTCCTATACTCCTGATTGAGTTTGACCCGAATAAATCATTTTCTCTCCAG GGAAAGTATCAGATGTCAAATGATGTATCAGTTCAAGAGACAACCACTCGACTTACTTTACTAACACTTCACTTCCCTAAACTGAGAGTACTTTGGTGTCAGAGTCCATATGCTACTGCTGAACTGTTTGAAGAAATCAAA ATGGGCAGGGAGCAGCCTGATGCAAATGAAGCTATGACGGTATCCTCTGTGGAGGATATAGAGTGGTCAGATAAATACAGTCATCAACCACAG GACATGCTGTTAAGAATGCCAGGAGTGAACTCAAAGAACTACCGTCAGATTATGAATAAAGTTCAGGATCTTGCAGAGTTGTCTACCATGAGTGAAGTAGAGTTGACAAGCATTATGGGACATTCCCAGAATGCAAAGCAGTTATGGAACTTCCTGCACAAAGAACACAATCCATCAGATAATGCTACTTCTACTAAAACTGCTAAATCAGAAGCAGGGAAAAGATGGAACAAAAGAAAAAGATGA